Genomic window (Propionibacteriaceae bacterium ZF39):
CACGCGCTCACTTATCCCCAAGTTGTCCACAGCCTGCGTCAGGAAGTTGTACCGCCGCAGCAACGGTTCCAGAAGCGTGACGCCCAGGTCGGGACGCTGAATCGCCAGGGGTACGCCCGGTAGGCCAGCTCCCGAACCCACATCCACCACATCGGCACCCTCCGGCACCAGATCAGCGAACGCCACGGAGTTGAGCAGGTGACGCTCCCACAGTCGGGGCACCTCACGAGGGCCGATCAACCCCCACTCGGTGCCCTGACCGGCCAGGAGATCGTGATAGGCCTCGGCCAGCTCGAACCGGGCACCGAACACCTCGCGGGCGATCCTCTCCGAATCGCCCGCGACGTTGTCGTTCTGATCTTCGCTCACGCCGGCATGACCACGACGCGACGGTTCGGCTCCTCGCCGTCCGAC
Coding sequences:
- the rsmG gene encoding 16S rRNA (guanine(527)-N(7))-methyltransferase RsmG, encoding MSEDQNDNVAGDSERIAREVFGARFELAEAYHDLLAGQGTEWGLIGPREVPRLWERHLLNSVAFADLVPEGADVVDVGSGAGLPGVPLAIQRPDLGVTLLEPLLRRYNFLTQAVDNLGISERVAVERGRAEDYDGKFDIVTCRAVAPLEKLLPWVLGLLGRRGEVLALKGSSAADEVAAVQGFLKKNKLAAEIVGVRAHPESEVTSVVRVRRA